In Ipomoea triloba cultivar NCNSP0323 chromosome 7, ASM357664v1, a single genomic region encodes these proteins:
- the LOC116025761 gene encoding glutamate receptor 2.9-like translates to MMRFLLSAFCFLLGILLVSAEDHGDGSRSSIKIGVVLDLNSPTGAAINSSMSMALSDFYSSHLDYRTRLVLDTVDVDTELDAVSAVLQLLNTEEVHGIVGYEVSTEAFVAELGSKAHVPLISLTPRSLSHVNIASPYMIQITPDDSYQAQAIASICKQFEWLEVVILYEDNKYGNEFNSQLIKALQEVDTHIEYMISLPPSAQLDEISTQFNLMKSIQSRVFLVHVSTSMRSHIFHLAEISRMTIEGYAWIFTTDCLSNNLSSMDSTATSSWQGAVGIRPYVPNSENLGNFKARWKSNMFQVTNRETTAELNVYSLWSYDTTWALAMAIEKIYETMDGTFKKVCNGKSKGDAIDAVRLDTAYKSPHIMRSLRNEDALNLTFDFTNVRVSKFGAKLLREMLDMKFTGLSGEFKLVDYQLRPSAFEIFNVIGNGERTLGYWLPSKGITRGLDLNSEELKTVIWPGVSLSKPKGWGFPHTGKLKTGVPIKQGFTEFVKVEVDPSTNETKVAGFSIDVFQSVLEQLPVQLDYEFLPFVNESGHSLGSYDDLLHKVAEKNYDVVVGDTTILVDRASYVDFTLPYTESGVSMIVKINHQKNMWCFLKPLTWDLWVTAAASSIVLGLVVWALEHGTLKEKAVALFMSTETLSSNYSRFALIMWLFIVLILTTSYTARLSALLTVDKLDDFKISKDHYVGYQQGSFVREFLVTNLHLNDSKLRGYTTIEQYHHAMAKGGKQGGVDAIVDEIPYVKLFLHRYGSQYKRVGTTYKSGGFGFAFPRGSPLVSHFSRAILRLTQSENMSRIENKYFGAGSSSVDSFSLVSQGKSVGAHNFGALFILCFISTLAAVFSWILTEYRKKYASVYSKDPKVTAFDSTANDLMPCLKSSK, encoded by the exons TGCTACAATTGCTTAATACTGAAGAGGTTCACGGCATTGTTGGATATGAAGTTTCAACTGAAGCCTTTGTTGCAGAATTAGGAAGCAAAGCTCATGTCCCCTTGATTTCATTAACTCCAAGAAGCCTCTCTCATGTGAACATTGCAAGTCCTTACATGATTCAGATTACACCTGATGATTCATATCAAGCTCAAGCTATTGCATCCATCTGCAAACAATTCGAATGGCTCGAAGTTGTGATTTTGTATGAGGACAATAAGTATGGTAACGAATTTAACTCTCAACTAATTAAGGCACTCCAAGAAGTTGACACCCACATAGAGTACATGATTTCCTTGCCTCCATCAGCTCAGTTGGATGAAATTTCAACACAATTTAATCTAATGAAGTCAATCCAAAGCAGAGTATTTTTGGTTCATGTGAGCACTTCTATGAGATCTCACATTTTTCACCTTGCGGAAATATCGAGAATGACAATCGAAGGGTATGCATGGATATTTACCACTGACTGTTTATCCAACAACTTGAGTTCCATGGATTCAACAGCTACCAGTTCATGGCAAGGTGCTGTGGGAATTAGGCCGTATGTGCCCAATTCAGAAAATCTTGGAAATTTCAAAGCTAGGTGGAAAAGTAATATGTTTCAGGTGACTAACAGAGAGACTACGGCAGAGCTAAATGTATACAGTTTGTGGTCATATGACACAACTTGGGCTTTAGCAATGGCAATAGAAAAGATCTATGAGACAATGGATGGCACCTTCAAGAAGGTGTGCAATGGGAAAAGCAAGGGTGACGCTATAGATGCTGTTAGATTAGACACAGCCTACAAGAGTCCACACATCATGAGGAGTTTGAGGAATGAAGATGCGCTCAACCTCACCTTTGACTTTACAAATGTTAGAGTTTCCAAATTTGGTGCAAAGCTTCTACGTGAAATGTTAGACATGAAGTTCACAGGCTTGAGTGGAGAGTTTAAATTAGTTGATTACCAATTACGGCCTTCAGCTTTTGAGATATTCAATGTGATTGGAAACGGAGAGAGAACACTTGGCTATTGGTTGCCAAGCAAAGGAATAACTAGAGGATTAGATCTAAATTCTGAAGAGCTGAAAACTGTAATATGGCCTGGAGTTTCACTGTCAAAACCAAAGGGTTGGGGTTTTCCTCATACAGGAAAATTGAAAACAGGAGTTCCAATCAAACAAGGTTTCACTGAATTTGTTAAGGTTGAAGTGGATCCATCAACAAATGAAACGAAAGTGGCAGGATTCTCAATAGATGTGTTCCAGTCTGTTTTGGAACAGTTACCTGTACAACTTGATTATGAGTTTCTCCCATTCGTGAATGAAAGTGGACATAGTTTGGGAAGCTACGATGATCTCCTTCATAAAGTTGCAGAG AAAAACTATGATGTTGTGGTGGGAGATACAACAATTTTGGTGGATCGAGCTTCGTATGTTGATTTCACACTACCATATACTGAATCAGGAGTATCTATGATAGTAAAAATTAACCATCAAAAGAACATGTGGTGTTTCTTAAAGCCATTGACATGGGATCTTTGGGTGACAGCAGCTGCATCAAGTATAGTTTTGGGATTGGTTGTTTGGGCCTTAGAACACGGAACCTTGAAGGAGAAGGCTGTGGCACTCTTCATGTCAACAG AGACTTTGAGCAGCAACTATTCGAGGTTTGCTCTCATTATGTGGTTGTTTATCGTCCTAATCTTAACAACGAGCTACACAGCAAGATTATCTGCATTGTTAACAGTGGATAAACTAGATGATTTCAAAATTTCCAAGGACCACTATGTCGGATACCAACAAGGCTCCTTTGTGAGAGAATTCTTAGTAACCAATCTCCACCTTAATGACTCCAAGCTCAGAGGATACACAACCATAGAGCAGTATCATCACGCAATGGCGAAAGGAGGCAAACAAGGAGGCGTAGATGCTATTGTTGATGAGATCCCTTACGTGAAGCTCTTCCTTCATAGATATGGTTCTCAATACAAAAGGGTTGGGACAACTTACAAGTCTGGAGGCTTTGGCTTT GCATTCCCGCGTGGCTCGCCGCTGGTTTCCCACTTCTCTAGGGCAATACTAAGGCTGACTCAAAGTGAAAACATGAGCAGAATTGAGAACAAATATTTCGGTGCAGGATCGTCTAGTGTTGACTCTTTTTCTCTGGTCTCTCAAGGCAAGAGTGTTGGTGCCCACAACTTTGGTGCTCTCTTCATTCTGTGTTTCATCTCTACATTGGCCGCCGTATTCTCTTGGATCTTAACTgaatatagaaaaaaatatgCTAGCGTCTACTCCAAAGATCCCAAGGTTACAGCCTTTGATTCAACTGCGAATGATTTGATGCCTTGTCTAAAAAGCTCAAAATAA
- the LOC116024047 gene encoding glutamate receptor 2.8-like has product MKRLFCSLLFILHLVSAGHGGKHRSSAHKTHSTVKMGAILDMKTHMGIMLNACMSMALSDFYSTHSDYQRRLVLHTMHAGNALDVASAAMQLLNNGVQAIVESEISIEDYVAELGTKSQIPIISLTPTPLSKPFKTPPYFLQLTPNNENHQAQALAAICKHFQWRQVAILYEENENGNRFTSLLNRALQRTDILTASIISIPSFAEESEISAELKRLMSMETRVFVVHTTAPLGSRLFVLAENLGMMSAGYAWIITDALTNSLSFINSTVTNSMDGVLGIRPYVPMSKNLGIFEKKWKRNMLSEFNVYCLWAYDTTWALASSIRAIDGNFKNETKFGPKILQELQGLKLEGLSGNFEIINGRVGPTAMEVVNMVGTGVRTVGYWLKSKGIREEKLKNVLWPGDSLVKPTGWVVQTKGRLRVGVPKKNGFTEFVNVEWNSSTNKSSVEGFSIDIFRYALESLPFKVEYDFVPFVNESGQRNGSYNDLLHKIKENDFDIVVADSTILAQRAEYVDFALPYSESGVVMVVKNNIHKDMWIFIKPLKWDLWLTIIAACIFLGFVVRVLEHRKMKNNNSAVHPNRDHNGLLFCYPIAVLAFPEGNMVSNNWSRFVLMIWVFMAFILAQSYTANLSAILTVDRFESAFSKDYIVGYQEGSFVRDFLLKTLHVDMSKLKEYSTIEKYHDAMNKGGKGGGIDAIFDEIPYMKLFLRRYGSQYKIVGPIFKTDGFGFAFQQNSTLVPFFSRAILKVTQSENMTCIENKNFGTGNSISEPLSFISDDKPSLTAYNFGGLFIIIASATIFALFCSKTPWGRRMVIFSSQFSHKTLDAVITMSESFSAAAKRCNKKCSSLLKIKRNRPSVHHSATQQVNSNNDPPANDDATHNQVILEIGDAIHSANNSTPEMHNQVILEIEDAIHSANNSTTSEMQVHL; this is encoded by the exons CAATGCAATTACTCAACAATGGAGTACAAGCCATTGTCGAATCTGAAATATCCATTGAAGATTACGTTGCAGAATTAGGAACAAAATCCCAAATCCCCATTATTTCCTTAACCCCAACCCCCCTCTCTAAACCCTTCAAAACCCCACCATATTTTCTCCAATTAACTCCAAACAACGAAAACCACCAAGCCCAAGCCCTGGCCGCCATCTGCAAACACTTCCAATGGCGCCAAGTCGCCATCTTGTACGAGGAAAACGAAAATGGCAACCGATTCACAAGTCTCCTCAATAGGGCACTTCAAAGAACAGACATTCTCACAGCCTCAATCATCTCCATCCCCTCATTCGCCGAGGAATCCGAGATTTCTGCCGAGCTGAAAAGATTAATGTCAATGGAAACCCGAGTGTTTGTCGTTCACACGACAGCTCCCCTAGGATCTCGCCTTTTTGTTCTCGCCGAGAATCTGGGAATGATGAGCGCCGGTTACGCGTGGATCATAACCGACGCCTTAACCAACTCCCTCAGTTTCATCAACTCAACCGTCACCAATTCCATGGATGGGGTTCTTGGAATAAGACCATACGTGCCCATGTCGAAAAACCTCGGAATTTtcgaaaaaaaatggaaaaggaaCATGTTGTCGGAGTTTAATGTTTATTGTTTGTGGGCATATGATACAACCTGGGCTTTAGCATCATCAATTAGGGCAATTGATGGTAATTTTAAGAATGAAACCAAATTTGGACCCAAGATTCTCCAAGAACTGCAGGGCTTGAAATTGGAAGGATTGAGTGGAAATTTCGAGATTATAAACGGCCGTGTGGGGCCCACAGCGATGGAGGTAGTTAATATGGTTGGGACAGGAGTTAGAACAGTTGGGTATTGGTTGAAAAGTAAAGGGATAAGGGAAGAAAAGCTGAAGAATGTGTTGTGGCCTGGGGATTCACTGGTAAAACCGACAGGTTGGGTTGTTCAAACTAAAGGGAGATTGAGAGTTGGAGTTCCTAAGAAAAATGGGTTTACTGAGTTTGTTAATGTAGAATGGAACTCCTCTACAAACAAAAGTAGTGTGGAAGGGTTTTCGATAGATATCTTTCGTTATGCATTGGAGTCGTTGCCTTTTAAGGTTGAGTATGATTTTGTCCCGTTTGTGAATGAGAGTGGACAGCGTAATGGATCGTACAATGATCTCCTTCATAAAATAAAAGAG AACGATTTTGACATCGTGGTGGCGGATTCAACAATTCTGGCTCAACGTGCTGAATATGTAGATTTTGCACTTCCTTACAGTGAATCAGGAGTGGTTATGGTggtgaaaaataatattcacaAAGACATGTGGATTTTCATAAAGCCACTGAAGTGGGATCTGTGGCTCACAATTATTGCTGCATGCATATTTCTGGGATTTGTTGTTCGAGTGTTGGAACATCGCAAGATGAAGAATAACAATTCAGCTGTTCATCCAAACAGGGATCATAATGGGTTGCTCTTCTGCTATCCAATTGCAGTTCTTGCCTTTCCAGAAG GGAATATGGTGTCCAACAATTGGTCGAGGTTTGTGTTGATGATCTGGGTGTTCATGGCCTTCATCTTAGCACAAAGTTACACAGCCAATTTATCTGCAATTTTAACTGTGGATCGATTTGAGTCTGCATTTTCCAAGGATTACATTGTTGGATACCAAGAGGGCTCATTTGTGAGAGATTTTCTGTTGAAAACCCTTCATGTTGATATGTCCAAactcaaggaatattcaacCATAGAAAAGTATCATGATGCTATGAATAAAGGAGGCAAAGGTGGGGGTATTGATGCCATTTTTGACGAAATTCCTTATATGAAGCTCTTCTTACGCAGATATGGCTCTCAATACAAAATCGTCGGACCAATATTCAAAACAGATGGCTTCGGCTTT GCATTTCAACAAAACTCCACCCTAGTTCCCTTCTTCTCCAGGGCAATCCTAAAAGTGACTCAAAGTGAAAACATGACTTGCATTGAGAACAAAAATTTTGGCACCGGAAACTCTATCAGTGAGCCACTTTCCTTCATCTCTGACGATAAGCCGAGTCTTACTGCTTACAACTTCGGAGGCCTCTTCATTATCATTGCATCTGCTACTATTTTCGCCTTATTTTGCTCCAAGACTCCATGGGGACGAAGAATGGTCATCTTCTCATCTCAGTTTAGCCACAAGACTTTGGATGCTGTGATTACCATGTCTGAAAGCTTCTCTGCTGCAGCTAAACGTTGCAACAAAAAGTGTTCGTCTCTCTTGAAGATCAAGAGAAATAGACCGAGTGTTCATCATTCTGCAACTCAACAGGTGAATTCCAATAATGATCCACCTGCAAATGATGATGCTACTCATAATCAAGTAATATTAGAGATTGGGGATGCAATTCACTCTGCAAATAATTCAACACCAGAAATGCACAATCAAGTAATATTAGAGATTGAGGATGCAATTCACTCTGCAAATAATTCAACAACATCAGAAATGCAAGTACATTTGTAA